In Rhodospirillaceae bacterium, one DNA window encodes the following:
- a CDS encoding nicotinamidase/pyrazinamidase, which produces MQRRDVILGLGAVAIYPLLSARELWAKLTPSETSVLLVVDVQNCFLPGGTLAVPNGDEIIPVINSLGEKFQNIIFTQDWHTQDQVSFASNHPGKEPFETVELSYGTQVLWPDHCVQGTHDARLASGLNIPHAQLIIRKGYHSEIDSYSAFVAADRKTKTGLTGYMRERGLQEVYVCGLATDFCVNWSAMDARQAGMDVWVIEDACRAIDLNGSLDSAWKDMEREGVQRISSADIQ; this is translated from the coding sequence ATGCAAAGAAGAGACGTGATCTTGGGCTTGGGAGCCGTGGCTATCTATCCGTTGCTATCAGCAAGAGAGCTATGGGCTAAATTAACCCCGTCTGAAACTTCTGTTTTATTAGTGGTAGACGTTCAAAATTGTTTTTTGCCTGGAGGAACACTCGCTGTCCCAAATGGTGACGAGATTATTCCCGTCATTAATTCCCTAGGTGAAAAATTCCAAAACATTATTTTCACCCAAGATTGGCATACACAAGACCAAGTATCATTTGCCTCCAACCATCCAGGGAAAGAACCCTTCGAGACCGTTGAACTTTCCTATGGTACACAGGTTCTATGGCCGGATCATTGTGTTCAGGGTACTCACGATGCTCGTTTGGCTTCGGGCTTAAACATACCACATGCCCAACTCATAATCCGCAAGGGCTACCATAGTGAAATTGATAGCTACTCTGCATTTGTTGCGGCGGACAGGAAAACTAAAACTGGACTGACAGGATACATGAGGGAACGTGGATTGCAGGAAGTTTACGTTTGCGGTTTAGCAACAGATTTTTGTGTAAACTGGTCGGCGATGGATGCGAGGCAAGCCGGAATGGACGTATGGGTGATCGAAGATGCATGCCGTGCCATCGACTTGAACGGCTCACTCGATAGTGCCTGGAAGGATATGGAGCGGGAAGGCGTACAGCGAATTTCGTCTGCTGATATCCAGTAA
- a CDS encoding alcohol dehydrogenase: protein MKMKAAILHEQGREHPFTQSKALSVEEVELDPPGEGEVLIKTGAAGLCHSDLSMINGTMQRKLPMVPGHEAAGVIEEIGKNVTQCKVGDHVVMSFVPICGKCEFCTTGRSNLCETAFNARATGALINGERRLSLNGGTLHHTNGVSCYAEYMVACEDSIIVIDDDVPMVDAALFGCAVVTGVGAVVNTAKIPAGSTIAVVGLGGVGLCALLGGIVAGAARIVAIDIADDKLGLARQLGATDTFNASESDCVEKVLEATKGGVEYAFEVAGAVKAMQTAYAVTRRGGMTVTSGLSHHQESFPVPHAQLVVEERGIKGSYMGSCVVRQDVPKFIDLYKQGKLPVDKLRSGNIGLDGLNEGFXKLASGNAVRQMLVMHDEFNT from the coding sequence ATGAAAATGAAGGCGGCAATCCTGCATGAGCAGGGTAGGGAGCATCCGTTTACTCAGAGCAAAGCTCTATCAGTGGAGGAGGTCGAGCTCGATCCGCCAGGAGAAGGGGAGGTTTTGATAAAGACCGGTGCGGCGGGGCTTTGTCATTCTGATCTCTCAATGATTAATGGAACTATGCAAAGAAAACTTCCTATGGTGCCAGGCCATGAGGCCGCTGGTGTTATTGAAGAGATAGGAAAAAATGTAACTCAATGCAAAGTGGGTGATCATGTGGTGATGAGTTTTGTCCCAATTTGTGGGAAATGCGAATTTTGTACCACTGGGAGATCTAATCTATGTGAAACAGCGTTTAATGCCCGTGCCACAGGCGCTCTAATAAATGGAGAAAGACGTCTTTCCCTCAATGGAGGCACTCTGCATCACACCAATGGTGTTTCCTGCTATGCAGAGTATATGGTCGCGTGTGAGGATTCGATTATTGTCATAGATGATGACGTTCCCATGGTTGATGCTGCGCTGTTTGGCTGTGCTGTGGTGACGGGAGTAGGTGCAGTTGTTAATACTGCAAAAATTCCAGCTGGTTCCACTATTGCAGTTGTTGGGTTGGGTGGGGTTGGCCTCTGTGCCTTGTTGGGTGGNATTGTTGCAGGCGCAGCGCGGATCGTAGCAATTGATATAGCTGATGATAAGCTTGGGTTGGCGCGGCAATTGGGGGCTACAGATACCTTTAATGCTTCCGAATCGGACTGCGTGGAAAAGGTGTTGGAAGCTACTAAAGGGGGAGTGGAGTACGCGTTTGAGGTGGCCGGTGCTGTGAAAGCTATGCAAACTGCTTATGCGGTTACCCGACGNGGTGGAATGACGGTAACCTCGGGTTTATCCCATCATCAAGAATCTTTCCCGGTCCCGCATGCCCAACTTGTTGTTGAGGAGCGGGGAATTAAGGGAAGCTATATGGGAAGTTGCGTAGTGCGGCAAGATGTTCCTAAATTTATCGATTTGTATAAACAGGGTAAGCTTCCAGTTGATAAATTGAGAAGCGGAAATATTGGATTGGATGGCCTTAATGAGGGCTTTNACAAATTAGCTTCAGGAAATGCAGTAAGGCAGATGCTCGTAATGCATGACGAATTCAACACCTAG
- a CDS encoding 5-carboxymethyl-2-hydroxymuconate isomerase, giving the protein MSVFDGPRLERRRIIFRGSEYWATSSESGLTLDDGRLVEEAEVKHLPPCSPTKIICPHGNYKSRWYEFGGKGEPSEPTYFMKPISSLNCHDGQLIRPGGHVYLNYEGELAAVVGRVTRNIRLEDAWDHLAGFTVANDAGLQDMRDTDAGSMLRVKGADTLCPVGPGLVSGVDIRSSVLTTYRNGQVVQXANIGEDMWFGVDYLVADIARHITLVPGDLVLTGTPANSRSVDLGDIIEVEISQVGRLRNEVVGGEVPQFLGGHKPLDSEESRRIALGNDGGVAKELHYNKKST; this is encoded by the coding sequence ATGAGTGTATTCGATGGTCCCAGGTTGGAACGAAGACGGATCATTTTCCGGGGGTCGGAATACTGGGCTACGTCTTCGGAATCCGGTCTTACGTTAGATGATGGACGCTTAGTGGAGGAGGCAGAAGTTAAGCATTTGCCGCCATGCTCGCCAACAAAAATTATTTGCCCACATGGGAACTACAAATCCCGGTGGTATGAATTTGGGGGTAAGGGAGAGCCAAGCGAGCCTACATACTTCATGAAACCGATTTCCTCACTTAATTGCCATGACGGTCAACTGATTCGGCCTGGTGGACACGTGTACCTGAATTATGAGGGGGAATTAGCAGCGGTGGTTGGCCGCGTAACTCGAAATATCAGGTTAGAAGATGCATGGGATCACTTGGCGGGTTTTACAGTTGCAAATGATGCTGGATTGCAGGATATGCGCGATACAGATGCGGGGTCTATGCTACGGGTCAAAGGAGCAGACACACTCTGTCCGGTAGGGCCCGGGCTTGTGTCTGGGGTGGATATAAGATCCTCAGTGCTAACAACTTATCGGAATGGGCAGGTCGTTCAACANGCCAACATAGGGGAAGATATGTGGTTTGGAGTAGATTATCTTGTTGCTGATATTGCGAGGCATATCACTTTGGTTCCTGGTGATTTGGTACTAACAGGAACGCCCGCAAATTCGCGATCGGTTGATTTGGGCGATATTATTGAGGTGGAGATAAGCCAGGTTGGGCGCCTCCGAAACGAAGTTGTTGGCGGAGAGGTTCCNCAATTTTTGGGGGGCCATAAGCCGCTTGATAGTGAAGAGTCGCGGCGGATAGCCTTGGGTAACGATGGCGGAGTTGCAAAAGAGCTGCATTACAATAAAAAGAGCACGTAG
- a CDS encoding acetyl-CoA acetyltransferase (Catalyzes the synthesis of acetoacetyl coenzyme A from two molecules of acetyl coenzyme A. It can also act as a thiolase, catalyzing the reverse reaction and generating two-carbon units from the four-carbon product of fatty acid oxidation), whose product MTIKNKAYIAGIYEHPTRKAXDKSVPQXHAESAAGALADAGLTSDDVDAYYCAGDAPGMGPLSMIDYMGLRXVRHMDSTDTGGSSYVVHVGHAAQAIAAGKVDVALITLAGRPRAEGMATGTAPRAPVDTAPDIPFEYIYGPTVINMYAMAAHRHMHEYGTTSEQLAWIKVAASHHAQHNEHAMLRNVVTVQEVVDSPMISDPLHRLDCCVISDGGGAIVVTRPEIAKSLDRACIKVLGHGESPKTINNGNLDLTYTGAKWSGPLAFEEAGLTTEXVDYASVYDSFTITVLXTIEDLGFCEKGKGGAFVSDGNLISGQGKLPFNTDGGGLCNNHPVNRGGLTKVLEAVRQLRDEAHPKVQVKDCQIALAHGTGGSIGTRMGSSTILLGRADT is encoded by the coding sequence ATGACTATAAAGAACAAAGCCTATATTGCTGGGATTTACGAGCATCCCACTCGAAAAGCGANTGATAAATCNGTTCCGCAATTNCATGCAGAAAGTGCTGCTGGGGCTCTGGCCGATGCNGGCCTTACCTCAGATGACGTTGATGCATACTACTGTGCAGGTGATGCCCCNGGGATGGGGCCTCTTTCTATGATTGACTATATGGGCTTGCGGANCGTNCGACATATGGACTCTACGGATACAGGAGGATCTTCCTACGTCGTCCACGTTGGTCATGCCGCCCAAGCCATCGCAGCCGGNAAGGTTGATGTTGCTCTGATTACGCTAGCAGGGCGTCCGCGAGCTGAAGGAATGGCCACAGGGACAGCACCACGTGCTCCGGTTGACACTGCCCCAGATATACCATTCGAATATATTTATGGCCCAACAGTAATTAATATGTATGCCATGGCAGCTCACCGCCACATGCATGAGTATGGAACAACAAGCGAACAATTAGCGTGGATTAAAGTGGCAGCATCGCACCACGCACAACATAACGAACATGCCATGCTTAGAAATGTTGTGACTGTTCAAGAAGTAGTTGATTCTCCAATGATCTCTGATCCCCTACACCGCCTGGATTGCTGTGTTATTTCGGATGGTGGTGGGGCGATTGTGGTAACACGCCCGGAAATTGCAAAATCATTAGACCGTGCGTGCATCAAAGTTTTAGGCCACGGCGAATCTCCAAAGACCATCAATAATGGGAATCTAGATTTGACCTATACTGGCGCTAAGTGGTCTGGTCCCCTCGCCTTCGAAGAGGCTGGNCTNACAACCGAAGANGTGGACTACGCTTCCGTNTATGACAGCTTCACGATAACGGTTCTAGANACCATAGAAGACCTAGGGTTTTGTGAAAAAGGTAAAGGNGGCGCATTTGTTTCAGACGGAAATTTGATTTCTGGACAAGGCAAGCTTCCATTCAACACGGATGGTGGTGGATTATGTAACAACCACCCAGTTAATCGTGGTGGGCTCACTAAAGTTCTTGAAGCTGTTCGACAGTTGCGCGATGAGGCCCACCCCAAAGTTCAAGTAAAAGACTGCCAAATAGCCCTCGCTCATGGTACGGGTGGCTCAATCGGCACCCGNATGGGAAGTTCTACAATCTTACTCGGAAGGGCCGACACATGA
- a CDS encoding DNA-binding protein: MSSPTRTFPSPPQSPETMEFWEAINEEKLLIPRCKDTGQFFWYPRKISPYTLSGNVEWVEASGKGVIYTYSVMRRADPQYVIAYVTLEEGITMMTNIVDCDPEALTIGQSVRLLMVKSDEGQKVPVFTPA; the protein is encoded by the coding sequence ATGAGCAGTCCCACAAGAACATTCCCCAGCCCCCCCCAAAGTCCTGAAACGATGGAGTTCTGGGAGGCCATAAACGAGGAAAAACTTCTGATTCCCCGATGCAAGGACACCGGTCAGTTTTTTTGGTATCCGAGGAAAATCAGCCCCTACACGCTTTCTGGGAATGTAGAGTGGGTAGAAGCTAGCGGAAAAGGTGTTATTTATACATACTCCGTGATGCGGCGTGCTGACCCCCAATACGTCATCGCATATGTAACCCTCGAAGAAGGTATAACAATGATGACAAATATAGTGGATTGCGACCCTGAAGCATTAACGATTGGCCAATCCGTTAGACTCTTAATGGTAAAATCGGATGAAGGCCAAAAGGTACCTGTATTTACACCAGCGTAA
- a CDS encoding pyridoxamine 5'-phosphate oxidase produces the protein MSGPWCLDEINGYLDNSVIPIRLAVQGDTGYPIIASLWFLRQGSTIVCSSQRGARIVQCLRKKPVCAFEISGDDLPYHGVRGQADVDLSYGDGQGDLGKLVSRYLADTNLELQEWLLSRSDSEVSIRIEPRNFCSWDYRKRMAQGSP, from the coding sequence ATGTCTGGGCCCTGGTGCCTTGATGAAATTAATGGCTACCTTGATAATAGTGTGATCCCTATTAGGTTAGCAGTACAGGGGGATACAGGTTATCCAATTATTGCTTCGCTTTGGTTTCTGCGGCAGGGTTCAACTATCGTGTGCTCGTCCCAGCGTGGTGCACGGATTGTGCAATGTCTGAGAAAAAAACCTGTGTGCGCATTTGAAATTTCTGGCGATGATCTGCCATATCACGGAGTTCGAGGGCAGGCTGATGTAGACCTTTCGTATGGTGATGGCCAAGGAGATCTTGGAAAGCTTGTTAGCAGGTACTTAGCAGATACAAATCTTGAACTTCAAGAATGGTTGCTTTCTAGGTCAGATTCGGAAGTATCCATCAGGATAGAACCACGAAACTTTTGTTCATGGGATTATCGCAAACGTATGGCTCAGGGAAGCCCATAG